Proteins from one Phocoena sinus isolate mPhoSin1 chromosome 8, mPhoSin1.pri, whole genome shotgun sequence genomic window:
- the CCDC84 gene encoding coiled-coil domain-containing protein 84 isoform X1 yields the protein MAPAERCPVCRQTFFCGRGHVYSRKHQRQLKVALERLLPQVEAARKAVRAAQVERYVPEHERCCWCLCCGCEVRKHLSHGNLTVLHGGLLEHLASPEHKKATNRFWWENKAEFQMKEKFLISPQDYARFKKSMVKSLDSYEEKEDEVIKEMAAQIREVEHSRQEVVRSVLEPQTVPDPEEGSSAPGSWKGTNSQVASTSQQPSYVDLPPAPELDWMETGQPLTFIGHHQDTPGIGNIHSGATPPWMVQDEDCSSGNQQIGPSYEEFLKESKLTNSEIVMGSLSLPTQIKLLIVEEKQKLKKLPPDRVGANFDHNSSTGAGWLPSFGRVWNNGRRWQSRYGPSVRTPTHSPLEISPFVLLTLHFLSGINSKLKPQQETNSSHIKRKVNGFLIHFQPP from the exons ATGGCGCCGGCGGAGCGCTGCCCTGTTTGCCGCCAGACCTTCTTCTGCGGCCGCGGACACGTCTACAGTCGCAAGCACCAGCGGCAGCTGAAGGTGGCTTTGGAGCGGCTTCTGCCTCAG GTGGAGGCCGCCCGCAAGGCCGTCCGCGCCGCTCAGGTGGAGCGTTACGTGCCCGAGCACGAGCGGTGCTGCTGGTGCCTGTGCTGCGGCTGTGAGGTGAGGAAACACCTGAGCCACGGAAACCTGACCGTGCTGCATGGGGGGCTGCTGGAGCATCTGGCCAG TCCAGAGCACAAGAAAGCAACCAACAGATTCTGGTGGGAGAACAAGGCTGAGTTCCAGATGAAAGAGAAGTTTTTGATCTCCCCCCAGGATTATGCACG attcaaGAAGTCCATGGTGAAAAGTCTGGATTCCTATGAGGAAAAAGAGGATGAAGTGATTAAAGAG ATGGCAGCTCAGATCCGTGAGGTGGAGCACAGCCGGCAGGAGGTGGTTCGGTCTGTCTTAGAG CCTCAGACAGTGCCAGACCCGGAAGAGGGCTCTTCGGCACCTGGAAGCTGGAAAGGGACAAACAG CCAAGTAGCCTCCACCTCACAGCAGCCCTCCTATGTGGACCTGCCACCAGCCCCAGAGCTTGACTGGATGGAGACAGGACAACCGCTGACATTCATTGGCCATCATCAG GATACACCAGGAATTGGTAACATCCACTCAG GTGCCACACCTCCCTGGATGGTCCAAGATGAGGACTGTAGCTCTGGGAACCAACAAATAGGACCCTCCTATGAAGAGTTTCTCAAAGAAAGTAAGTTAACTAATTCAGAAATAGTGATGGGTTCTTTAAGTCTTCCTACTCAAATAAAACTGCTTATTgtagaggaaaaacagaaattgaAGAAACTCCCACCAGACAGAGTTGGGGCCAACTTTGATCATAACTCCAGTACCGGTGCAGGCTGGCTGCCCTCTTTTGGCCGGGTCTGGAATAATGGACGCCGCTGGCAATCCAGGTATGGGCCCAGTGTCAGGACCCCAACCCACTCCCCCTTGGAGATCTCACCCTTCGTCCTGCTAAcccttcatttcctttcaggCATCAATTCAAAACTGAAGCCGCAGCAAGAAACAAACAGcagtcacataaaaagaaaagttaatggTTTCCTAATACATTTTCAACCACCATAA
- the FOXR1 gene encoding forkhead box protein R1 — MGNESFLAFTTTHLPLAEQNLARYKLRIVEPPKLPLEKKPNPDKDGPDFEPNLWMWVDPNIVFPPGKLEVREPSKGKNLTSIVPSPQPPTKEKDFAKCPQATVVESPSLSGDQYPPRKRFASSPSNWELTEEKEAEDQDDSSSVALPSPHKRAPLQSRRLRQANSQEGGLWSRPPLNYFHLIALALRNSSPCGLNVQQIYSFTRQHFPFFRTAPEGWKNTVRHNLCFRDSFEKVPVSMQGGASTRPRSCLWKLTDEGHRRFAEEARALASTQLETIQQCMSQPDVMPSLFDL, encoded by the exons ATGGGGAACGAGTCCTTTCTGGCCTTCACCACTACGCACCTGCCCTTAGCGGAACAAAACC tTGCCAGATATAAACTCCGAATAGTTGAGCCACCAAAACTACctctggaaaaaaaacccaaccctgaTAAAGATG GTCCAGATTTCGAGCCCAACCTGTGGATGTGGGTAGACCCCAACATCGTGTTCCCCCCTGGAAAGCTGGAGGTCCGAGAACCCAGTAAGGGGAAGAATCTGACAAGCATAGTCCCTTCCCCTCAGCCACCCACAAAAGAAAAGGACTTTGCCAAATGCCCACAGGCCACAGTGGTGGAGTCGCCATCACTTTCTGGAGACCAGTATCCCCCTCGGAAGCGGTTTGCCTCTTCCCCCAGCAACTGGGAG CTCACAGAAGAGAAGGAGGCTGAGGACCAGGATGACAGCTCCTCTGTGGCTCTCCCGTCCCCTCACAAAAGGGCCCCCCTCCAGAGTCGGAGGCTTCGGCAAGCCAACAGCCAGGAGGGAGGGCTGTGGTCCCGGCCCCCTCTCAATTACTTCCACCTAATTGCACTGGCATTAAGAAACAGTTCCCCCTGTGGCCTCAACGTGCAACAGATCTACAGTTTCACTCG ACAACATTTCCCCTTTTTCCGGACGGCTCCTGAAGGCTGGAAGAATACCGTGCGTCACAATCTCTGTTTCCGAGACAGCTTTGAGAAAGTGCCGGTCAGCATGCAGGGTGGCGCCAGCACACGGCCCCGATCCTGCCTCTGGAAGTTGACCGATGAGGGACACCGCCGCTTTGCAGAGGAGGCCCGCGCCTTGGCCTCCACTCAGCTGGAAACTATCCAACAGTGTATGAGTCAGCCAG ATGTGATGCCCTCCCTCTTCGACCTTTAG
- the CCDC84 gene encoding coiled-coil domain-containing protein 84 isoform X2 has product MAPAERCPVCRQTFFCGRGHVYSRKHQRQLKVALERLLPQVEAARKAVRAAQVERYVPEHERCCWCLCCGCEVRKHLSHGNLTVLHGGLLEHLASPEHKKATNRFWWENKAEFQMKEKFLISPQDYARFKKSMVKSLDSYEEKEDEVIKEMAAQIREVEHSRQEVVRSVLEVGFPRRSQSTSDSARPGRGLFGTWKLERDKQVRLLGNLLLGILTSLRTFCNFGWEKGTNLIFAILMAQGPCLPAWLLFVFFSQVASTSQQPSYVDLPPAPELDWMETGQPLTFIGHHQDTPGIGNIHSGATPPWMVQDEDCSSGNQQIGPSYEEFLKEKEKQKLKKLPPDRVGANFDHNSSTGAGWLPSFGRVWNNGRRWQSRHQFKTEAAARNKQQSHKKKS; this is encoded by the exons ATGGCGCCGGCGGAGCGCTGCCCTGTTTGCCGCCAGACCTTCTTCTGCGGCCGCGGACACGTCTACAGTCGCAAGCACCAGCGGCAGCTGAAGGTGGCTTTGGAGCGGCTTCTGCCTCAG GTGGAGGCCGCCCGCAAGGCCGTCCGCGCCGCTCAGGTGGAGCGTTACGTGCCCGAGCACGAGCGGTGCTGCTGGTGCCTGTGCTGCGGCTGTGAGGTGAGGAAACACCTGAGCCACGGAAACCTGACCGTGCTGCATGGGGGGCTGCTGGAGCATCTGGCCAG TCCAGAGCACAAGAAAGCAACCAACAGATTCTGGTGGGAGAACAAGGCTGAGTTCCAGATGAAAGAGAAGTTTTTGATCTCCCCCCAGGATTATGCACG attcaaGAAGTCCATGGTGAAAAGTCTGGATTCCTATGAGGAAAAAGAGGATGAAGTGATTAAAGAG ATGGCAGCTCAGATCCGTGAGGTGGAGCACAGCCGGCAGGAGGTGGTTCGGTCTGTCTTAGAGGTTGGTTTCCCTCGGAGGAGCCAGAGCA CCTCAGACAGTGCCAGACCCGGAAGAGGGCTCTTCGGCACCTGGAAGCTGGAAAGGGACAAACAGGTAAGACTGTTAGGAAACCTCTTATTGGGAATTCTGACATCTCTTAGAACATTCTGTAACTTTGGCTGGGAAAAGGGAACAAATCTCATCTTTGCTATCCTCATGGCTCAAGGACCTTGTCTGCCAGCCTGGctcctctttgtctttttcaGCCAAGTAGCCTCCACCTCACAGCAGCCCTCCTATGTGGACCTGCCACCAGCCCCAGAGCTTGACTGGATGGAGACAGGACAACCGCTGACATTCATTGGCCATCATCAG GATACACCAGGAATTGGTAACATCCACTCAG GTGCCACACCTCCCTGGATGGTCCAAGATGAGGACTGTAGCTCTGGGAACCAACAAATAGGACCCTCCTATGAAGAGTTTCTCAAAGAAA aggaaaaacagaaattgaAGAAACTCCCACCAGACAGAGTTGGGGCCAACTTTGATCATAACTCCAGTACCGGTGCAGGCTGGCTGCCCTCTTTTGGCCGGGTCTGGAATAATGGACGCCGCTGGCAATCCAG gCATCAATTCAAAACTGAAGCCGCAGCAAGAAACAAACAGcagtcacataaaaagaaaagttaa
- the UPK2 gene encoding uroplakin-2 isoform X2: protein MASPLPVRTLSLILILLAVLAPGAAADFNISSLSGLLSPALTESLLVALPPCHLTGGNATLMVRRANDSKVVKSSFVVPPCRGRRELVSVVDSGSGFTVTRLSAYQMTNLVPGTKYYISYVVTKGASTESSREVPMSTLPPMFLLVLGFIIALALGAQK, encoded by the exons ATGGCATCTCCTCTGCCTGTTCGGACCTTGTCCTTGATCCTGATTCTGCTGGCTGTCCTGGCCCCCGGGGCTGCAG CCGACTTCAACATCTCAAGCCTCTCTGGTCTGCTGTCCCCAGCGCTGACAGAAAGCCTGCTAGTTGCCCTGCCCCCCTGTCACCTCACAGGGGGCAATGCCACACTGATGGTCCGGAGAGCCAATGACAGCAAAG TGGTGAAATCTAGCTTCGTGGTGCCTCCATGCCGCGGACGCAGGGAGCTGGTGAGCGTGGTGGACAGTGGGTCTGGCTTCACGGTCACCCGGCTCAGTGCATACCAGATGACAAACCTAGTACCAGGAACCAAATACTA CATTTCCTACGTAGTGACGAAGGGGGCATCCACTGAGTCCAGTAGAGAGGTCCCAATGTCCACACTTCCTC CCATGTTCCTGCTGGTTCTGGGCTTCATCATCGCCCTGGCACTGGGCGCCCAAAAGTGA
- the UPK2 gene encoding uroplakin-2 isoform X1: MASPLPVRTLSLILILLAVLAPGAAADFNISSLSGLLSPALTESLLVALPPCHLTGGNATLMVRRANDSKVVKSSFVVPPCRGRRELVSVVDSGSGFTVTRLSAYQMTNLVPGTKYYISYVVTKGASTESSREVPMSTLPRRKAESIGLGMARTGGMVVITVLLSVAMFLLVLGFIIALALGAQK; encoded by the exons ATGGCATCTCCTCTGCCTGTTCGGACCTTGTCCTTGATCCTGATTCTGCTGGCTGTCCTGGCCCCCGGGGCTGCAG CCGACTTCAACATCTCAAGCCTCTCTGGTCTGCTGTCCCCAGCGCTGACAGAAAGCCTGCTAGTTGCCCTGCCCCCCTGTCACCTCACAGGGGGCAATGCCACACTGATGGTCCGGAGAGCCAATGACAGCAAAG TGGTGAAATCTAGCTTCGTGGTGCCTCCATGCCGCGGACGCAGGGAGCTGGTGAGCGTGGTGGACAGTGGGTCTGGCTTCACGGTCACCCGGCTCAGTGCATACCAGATGACAAACCTAGTACCAGGAACCAAATACTA CATTTCCTACGTAGTGACGAAGGGGGCATCCACTGAGTCCAGTAGAGAGGTCCCAATGTCCACACTTCCTC gaaggaaggcagaatcTATTGGGCTGGGAATGGCCCGGACGGGGGGCATGGTGGTCATCACGGTGCTGCTCTCTGTAGCCATGTTCCTGCTGGTTCTGGGCTTCATCATCGCCCTGGCACTGGGCGCCCAAAAGTGA
- the CCDC84 gene encoding coiled-coil domain-containing protein 84 isoform X4, whose protein sequence is MAPAERCPVCRQTFFCGRGHVYSRKHQRQLKVALERLLPQVEAARKAVRAAQVERYVPEHERCCWCLCCGCEVRKHLSHGNLTVLHGGLLEHLASPEHKKATNRFWWENKAEFQMKEKFLISPQDYARFKKSMVKSLDSYEEKEDEVIKEMAAQIREVEHSRQEVVRSVLEPQTVPDPEEGSSAPGSWKGTNSQVASTSQQPSYVDLPPAPELDWMETGQPLTFIGHHQDTPGIGNIHSGATPPWMVQDEDCSSGNQQIGPSYEEFLKEKEKQKLKKLPPDRVGANFDHNSSTGAGWLPSFGRVWNNGRRWQSRHQFKTEAAARNKQQSHKKKS, encoded by the exons ATGGCGCCGGCGGAGCGCTGCCCTGTTTGCCGCCAGACCTTCTTCTGCGGCCGCGGACACGTCTACAGTCGCAAGCACCAGCGGCAGCTGAAGGTGGCTTTGGAGCGGCTTCTGCCTCAG GTGGAGGCCGCCCGCAAGGCCGTCCGCGCCGCTCAGGTGGAGCGTTACGTGCCCGAGCACGAGCGGTGCTGCTGGTGCCTGTGCTGCGGCTGTGAGGTGAGGAAACACCTGAGCCACGGAAACCTGACCGTGCTGCATGGGGGGCTGCTGGAGCATCTGGCCAG TCCAGAGCACAAGAAAGCAACCAACAGATTCTGGTGGGAGAACAAGGCTGAGTTCCAGATGAAAGAGAAGTTTTTGATCTCCCCCCAGGATTATGCACG attcaaGAAGTCCATGGTGAAAAGTCTGGATTCCTATGAGGAAAAAGAGGATGAAGTGATTAAAGAG ATGGCAGCTCAGATCCGTGAGGTGGAGCACAGCCGGCAGGAGGTGGTTCGGTCTGTCTTAGAG CCTCAGACAGTGCCAGACCCGGAAGAGGGCTCTTCGGCACCTGGAAGCTGGAAAGGGACAAACAG CCAAGTAGCCTCCACCTCACAGCAGCCCTCCTATGTGGACCTGCCACCAGCCCCAGAGCTTGACTGGATGGAGACAGGACAACCGCTGACATTCATTGGCCATCATCAG GATACACCAGGAATTGGTAACATCCACTCAG GTGCCACACCTCCCTGGATGGTCCAAGATGAGGACTGTAGCTCTGGGAACCAACAAATAGGACCCTCCTATGAAGAGTTTCTCAAAGAAA aggaaaaacagaaattgaAGAAACTCCCACCAGACAGAGTTGGGGCCAACTTTGATCATAACTCCAGTACCGGTGCAGGCTGGCTGCCCTCTTTTGGCCGGGTCTGGAATAATGGACGCCGCTGGCAATCCAG gCATCAATTCAAAACTGAAGCCGCAGCAAGAAACAAACAGcagtcacataaaaagaaaagttaa
- the CCDC84 gene encoding coiled-coil domain-containing protein 84 isoform X3 — protein sequence MAPAERCPVCRQTFFCGRGHVYSRKHQRQLKVALERLLPQVEAARKAVRAAQVERYVPEHERCCWCLCCGCEVRKHLSHGNLTVLHGGLLEHLASPEHKKATNRFWWENKAEFQMKEKFLISPQDYARFKKSMVKSLDSYEEKEDEVIKEMAAQIREVEHSRQEVVRSVLEPQTVPDPEEGSSAPGSWKGTNSQVASTSQQPSYVDLPPAPELDWMETGQPLTFIGHHQDTPGIGNIHSGATPPWMVQDEDCSSGNQQIGPSYEEFLKEKEKQKLKKLPPDRVGANFDHNSSTGAGWLPSFGRVWNNGRRWQSRYGPSVRTPTHSPLEISPFVLLTLHFLSGINSKLKPQQETNSSHIKRKVNGFLIHFQPP from the exons ATGGCGCCGGCGGAGCGCTGCCCTGTTTGCCGCCAGACCTTCTTCTGCGGCCGCGGACACGTCTACAGTCGCAAGCACCAGCGGCAGCTGAAGGTGGCTTTGGAGCGGCTTCTGCCTCAG GTGGAGGCCGCCCGCAAGGCCGTCCGCGCCGCTCAGGTGGAGCGTTACGTGCCCGAGCACGAGCGGTGCTGCTGGTGCCTGTGCTGCGGCTGTGAGGTGAGGAAACACCTGAGCCACGGAAACCTGACCGTGCTGCATGGGGGGCTGCTGGAGCATCTGGCCAG TCCAGAGCACAAGAAAGCAACCAACAGATTCTGGTGGGAGAACAAGGCTGAGTTCCAGATGAAAGAGAAGTTTTTGATCTCCCCCCAGGATTATGCACG attcaaGAAGTCCATGGTGAAAAGTCTGGATTCCTATGAGGAAAAAGAGGATGAAGTGATTAAAGAG ATGGCAGCTCAGATCCGTGAGGTGGAGCACAGCCGGCAGGAGGTGGTTCGGTCTGTCTTAGAG CCTCAGACAGTGCCAGACCCGGAAGAGGGCTCTTCGGCACCTGGAAGCTGGAAAGGGACAAACAG CCAAGTAGCCTCCACCTCACAGCAGCCCTCCTATGTGGACCTGCCACCAGCCCCAGAGCTTGACTGGATGGAGACAGGACAACCGCTGACATTCATTGGCCATCATCAG GATACACCAGGAATTGGTAACATCCACTCAG GTGCCACACCTCCCTGGATGGTCCAAGATGAGGACTGTAGCTCTGGGAACCAACAAATAGGACCCTCCTATGAAGAGTTTCTCAAAGAAA aggaaaaacagaaattgaAGAAACTCCCACCAGACAGAGTTGGGGCCAACTTTGATCATAACTCCAGTACCGGTGCAGGCTGGCTGCCCTCTTTTGGCCGGGTCTGGAATAATGGACGCCGCTGGCAATCCAGGTATGGGCCCAGTGTCAGGACCCCAACCCACTCCCCCTTGGAGATCTCACCCTTCGTCCTGCTAAcccttcatttcctttcaggCATCAATTCAAAACTGAAGCCGCAGCAAGAAACAAACAGcagtcacataaaaagaaaagttaatggTTTCCTAATACATTTTCAACCACCATAA